One stretch of Candida orthopsilosis Co 90-125, chromosome 3 draft sequence DNA includes these proteins:
- a CDS encoding Arg11 ornithine transporter (ornithine transporter of the mitochondrial inner membrane), whose product MEQTEIRHDKHADTPIHPLNEITFGAVSGMVGKLVEFPFDTIKVRLQSNNSHPTSTMMMISRTFHNEGVLGFYKGLKAPLLGACLENAVLFSSYNFATSTLQHYDPGLSMWSKCVSGGFAGFMARFFLTPVELVKCQLQVANMATKSAFHTYSSVIRDTLKRKGVAGLWNGLGSTMVREVVGTSIWFGTYEYTNEYFETAKYPFIKNKDLQLLFSGAMAGALFNFSMFPVDTIKSNIQTHDILSGTSGKHHHIATDFWKEMRKLCSRRGGVMNLYNGLGITMIRCIPANALIFYTYELLKRNF is encoded by the coding sequence TGAGATAACATTTGGTGCTGTTTCTGGTATGGTGGGAAAACTTGTTGAGTTTCCATTTGACACCATAAAGGTTCGATTAcaatcaaataattcaCATCctacatcaacaatgatgatgatatcgAGAACATTTCACAATGAAGGAGTTTTAGGATTTTACAAAGGATTGAAAGCACCATTGCTTGGTGCTTGTTTAGAGAATGCTGTTTTGTTTAGTAGTTATAACTTTGCAACGAGTACATTACAACATTATGATCCTGGTTTATCAATGTGGAGTAAATGTGTCAGTGGTGGGTTTGCGGGGTTTATGGCTAGGTTTTTTTTAACGCCGGTAGAATTGGTCAAGTGCCAGTTGCAAGTGGCCAACATGGCAACCAAGCTGGCTTTTCATACCTATTCTTCAGTTATTAGAGATACTTTAAAACGCAAAGGAGTTGCTGGGTTGTGGAACGGATTGGGATCTACCATGGTTCGAGAAGTAGTTGGTACTCTGATATGGTTTGGTACGTACGAATACACCAATGAATATTTCGAAACCGCTAAGTACCCATTTATCAAGAATAAGGATTTACAGTTGTTATTCAGTGGAGCCATGGCAGGCGCActattcaatttctccatgTTCCCTGTTGACACAATCAAATCTAATATACAAACTCATGATATACTTTCAGGCACCAGTGGTAAACACCATCATATAGCGACTGATTTCTGGAAAGAGATGAGAAAATTGTGTCTGAGGCGAGGAGGGGTCATGAACCTTTACAATGGATTGGGTATAACCATGATTCGATGCATTCCGGCTAATGCTTTGATATTCTACACGTATGAGCTACTCAAACGAAATTTCTAA
- a CDS encoding Zcf31 zinc-finger protein, whose amino-acid sequence MSTNAQLDTNGPKSRPSPTQIKSPHNSRMPSSSPPAPMSTLASETSYNTGSQRPSRRVARRACLSCREKKIKCDGEPVCAISSADGVNKVVPEKTRICSNCKFLGIECVFVQSNRGGRRKRRDVNDSVSQTGSATSTAQLKKIRTDSSNTGTFTNENDIQDTTNGVTTNEDESVQSSTARVSSFILGGKDKPSVPIPGSIPSNLPTPLDRMPPPMSSTSESQNIRSEHVRTFSKAPYPEFDDMVRSDTTRSNSYDFPRFPFASRPGGGRRYEDIDRPDETETESSFRLSSVPPPKGPRDGRGTPSPRGFGRGLHRRGPPPPHHHHHHMEDYYSLPPPPPPPPFGFHHGPPPPFPPPFPPPPPPPPGHFPHFHPHFPPPPPPPHFHHHYKMHKHHPHHHRRRFYDHHYEEGDSAEERCSSKPRDRRKNERDSYSESSHARSKRRSSISSSCSTSSSESDRKGTNSSSASKFPPREENYAASVDEYKPVTSQKSESIVATPRQVVTKVSKQPFSDSDLAGYDLPKWETLDKVLTSYYIYNQPNHQLFPGKSILLKNLSLNMDSSVLHAIIATICITATRQDPSLPISNDENYWINKVYKFWDTLNGIGIMICYKLIPKCTSFRYDMSKINQVNATILDTIQENNYVEIYSQKRFEFQQSEGKKSRLPQKNPMFGTSRQIYEREIVLRLIWSFYIHHIILLRFNQGRPYYKLSMIVDDFKFDYERDHYSNNILLPLNDYDFMTLKLVNNRPNWKQLYEKSYVPSDSSSLILASKIFEGLLSKLSNDELNFDNLISSNEFNFDFTNKIKTQHISIKKDKKLIVVNVSYWFANMILRVSEVLQYNHFIYDVMKFKMYKHEFKHNVEEIDHNKGNNNQSCNTPIICDEVLDCGDLADQLHQFASNQWQSVIEIVKSVNGFISLIEFAPSSEYEDYAIVLGPTLINNDEPTGKTNTISNVINRSTEWYDSPELQTTVKQSWNKLPPYALSFSAGFLSVVCSLAVLTKYVRLKGNPDSKCLVVEFIQTGDVKEFLDVNVDNIDGFENAAELFNTSVVLKQVSTLCEFIKFKLSYSNTDIMQSTIRKMNKITQHLESILSN is encoded by the coding sequence ATGAGCACCAACGCACAGTTAGATACAAACGGTCCCAAATCGAGACCAAGCCCTACACAAATAAAGTCACCACACAACTCCCGAATGCCATCTTCTTCACCGCCAGCTCCAATGTCAACACTAGCTTCGGAAACATCCTACAACACTGGTCTGCAACGACCGTCACGCAGGGTTGCTAGACGTGCATGTTTATCATGTCGCGAAAAAAAGATCAAATGTGATGGTGAACCTGTTTGTGCCATATCTTCAGCTGATGGGGTCAACAAAGTGGTTCCAGAAAAGACAAGAATCtgttcaaattgtaaatttttGGGAATTGAATGCGTCTTTGTCCAGAGTAATCGTGGAGGaaggagaaagagaagagaTGTAAATGATTCAGTAAGTCAGACTGGTAGTGCAACTTCCACAGCTCAGCTCAAGAAGATACGAACAGATAGCTCTAATACAGGAACATTCACAAACGAGAATGACATTCAAGATACCACCAACGGAGTCACTACAAACGAAGACGAAAGTGTTCAAAGTTCAACTGCACGTGTCAGCTCATTTATCTTAGGAGGTAAGGACAAACCAAGTGTACCTATACCAGGATCAATTCCATCAAACCTCCCCACTCCTTTAGATAGAATGCCTCCTCCAATGTCTTCCACTAGTGAGAGTCAAAACATCAGAAGTGAACATGTACGTACATTTAGTAAGGCACCATACCctgaatttgatgacaTGGTGCGAAGTGATACTACCAGATCTAACTCCTATGATTTCCCCCGATTCCCGTTTGCGTCAAGACCTGGTGGTGGAAGAAGATATGAGGATATTGATCGCCCGGATGAAACAGAAACTGAATCGTCATTCAGATTATCGAGTGTGCCACCACCAAAGGGACCTCGCGATGGTCGTGGTACACCATCACCTCGTGGTTTTGGACGTGGACTTCACCGTAGAggaccaccaccaccacaccatcatcatcatcatatgGAAGATTATTATTCACTtcctccaccaccacctccTCCTCCATTTGGATTTCATCATGGGCCTCCACCACCATTTCCCCCTCCATTCCCACCCCCACCTCCTCCACCTCCGGGTCACTTTCCTCACTTCCACCCCCATTTCCCACCACCACCTCCGCCTCctcattttcatcaccattatAAAATGCATAAACATCAccctcatcatcatcgtcgtcGTTTCTATGATCATCACTATGAAGAGGGTGATTCCGCAGAAGAGCGGTGTTCATCAAAACCGCGTGATCGTCGCAAAAATGAAAGAGATTCATATAGCGAGAGTTCACATGCTAGGTCGAAAAGGCGTAGCAGTATCTCAAGCTCATGTTCGACGCTGTCATCAGAAAGTGACCGTAAAGGAACAAATCTGTCATCAGCTTCAAAGTTTCCTCCCAGAGAGGAAAACTATGCTGCACtggttgatgaatataaGCCAGTAACTCTGCAGAAAAGCGAAAGTATTGTTGCTACTCCTCGTCAGGTTGTGACCAAAGTATCCAAGCAACCATTTTCCGATTCCGATTTAGCTGGATACGATCTTCCTAAATGGGAAACTCTTGATAAGGTATTGACATCGTATTACATTTACAACCAACCTAATCACCAATTATTCCCAGGGAAGTCTATTTTGCTAAAGAATTTGTCACTAAATATGGACAGTTCGGTATTGCATGCAATAATTGCCACAATATGTATTACTGCAACTAGACAAGATCCAAGCCTACCAATCAGTAATGATGAAAACTACTGGATCAACAAAGTCTATAAATTCTGGGATACCCTAAATGGCATTGGAATAATGATTTGCTACAAATTGATTCCCAAGTGTACTTCATTCAGATATGATATGAGCAAGATTAATCAAGTCAATGCCACGATTCTTGACACCATTCAAGAGAACAACTATGTGGAAATTTACAGTcaaaaaagatttgaattcCAGCAATCAGAAGGTAAAAAAAGTCGATTACCCCAGAAGAACCCAATGTTTGGTACTCTGAGACAAATTTATGAACGTGAAATTGTTCTTCGATTGATTTGGAGTTTTTATATACATCATATTATCCTTTTAAGGTTTAATCAGGGCCGGCCATACTACAAATTGTCCatgattgttgatgatttcaaatttgattatgaAAGGGATCATTATTCGAATAATATTTTGCTCCCATTGAATGATTACGATTTCATGACgttgaaattggttaaCAATAGACCAAACTGGAAACAATTGTATGAGAAGAGTTACGTTCCATCCGATTCGTCAAGTTTGATATTGGCAAGCAAGATTTTTGAGGGTTTATTGAGTAAATTAtccaatgatgaattgaattttgataaCTTGATTAGTTCTAATgagtttaattttgatttcacaaacaagatcaaaacTCAAcatatttcaatcaaaaaggataagaaattgattgtggTTAATGTTAGTTATTGGTTTGCCAATATGATTCTTCGAGTTTCTGAAGTTTTGCAATACAACCATTTCATTTATGATGTGATGAAGTTTAAAATGTACAAGCATGAATTCAAACATAATGtggaagaaattgatcacAATAAGGGTAACAATAACCAGTCTTGTAACACACCAATAATATGCGATGAAGTTCTTGATTGTGGTGACCTCGCTgatcaattgcatcaatttgCATCGAACCAATGGCAAAGTGTAATCGAGATAGTCAAATCAGTGAATGGATTTATTTCATTGATTGAGTTTGCCCCCCTGTCAGAGTACGAAGATTATGCAATAGTACTTGGTCCAAcattaatcaacaatgacGAGCCTACCGGCAAGACTAATACAATCAGCAACGTTATTAATAGATCCACTGAATGGTATGATTCCCCTGAATTGCAAACGACTGTGAAACAATCATGGAATAAATTGCCACCATATGCATTGTCATTCTCGGCTGGATTCTTATCGGTTGTTTGTAGTTTGGCAGTGTTGACAAAATACGTGAGACTAAAGGGCAACCCAGATCTGAAATgccttgttgttgagttcATACAAACTGGTGATGTCAAAGAATTTCTTGACGTGAATGTTGATAATATTGATGGGTTTGAGAATGCTGCTGAACTATTTAATACCTCTGTGGTTTTAAAGCAAGTGTCTACGTTATGTGAGTTTATCAAGTTTAAGTTGTCCTACAGCAATACGGACATTATGCAAAGTACAATTCGAAAGATGAATAAAATTACACAACATTTGGAAAGTATTTTAAGTAATTAG